A genome region from Oryzias melastigma strain HK-1 unplaced genomic scaffold, ASM292280v2 sc00322, whole genome shotgun sequence includes the following:
- the LOC112140664 gene encoding Fc receptor-like protein 5 isoform X4 gives MGYTLLCELEFILVLYSLHIGHTQDAVLTIKPKLSTYFIGESLTFKCDMNEGRTEDWEYKFNKDGQTFLDYVTNPIFRFNYLYKDDSGDHQCCGHKKGSSTKCSKSVSIHVSDKPKAKLTAGTTTVSVGDRVRLICSVEKSAGWKYEWFRRTSQTSEDKINDGLNGEIRVSQGGIYSCRGFRGEPAFNSDTSNEVNIYITFSNKVIVTQKPSWSQVFRGETITLTCEVQGDEGVQWEYQWRTPQSQRFRIIRAETGQTITASISGEYSCKSRSRDDPYSSTNWSEALRLSVLAHKPKSELNMSKSPVEDKVILSCSVKSSSSGWRFFWFREEKSSKLLTKQDADFLSNEQIRVSQEGVYRCRGGRGEPVYHSEFSDPVTISVEKLRAKLTAGARVGGEVTLSCSVEKSTGWKYEWFRRTSKTLEEKINDGLNGEIRVSQGGIYSCRGFRGKPAFYSDTSVEVTIDEPVLRVSPRWLSPGSSVTLSCEVEHESAGWSFYWYKAVPDLSHKSGSYSYELLPASSNGTADNSYIIHGQTHTAGYVCRAGRGEPHVYTLYSQPHFVWSGDLHPSASLSVSPDRVQHFTSDSVSLTCEGNSAEWRVGSFLLPDLLSFCSDWGTMNGSTCHVQKIQSSNAVFWCESGSAFSNAVNITGHYDDLILLSPVHPVTEGHSVTLGCKWRTENLLSKVFFYQNDTLIQSESRVEMIIPAVSKSHEGFYKCQSSGKESPQSWLAVKSASRPDSSSLPVLMIVRAVCVFLLMIFPLMFYLCKKSKDSNSISRSDEQNQNKVPDENDAEQNIYGSLLHGDFALYESFRGLKDKENRTDCGNTDECCCATSAEL, from the exons ATGGGATACACTCTGCTCTGTGAACTGGAGTTCATCT TAGTGCTGTATTCACTCCACATTGGACACACTCAAG ATGCTGTGTTAACTATTAAACCCAAATTGTCAACTTATTTTATTGGAGAGTCTTTAACCTTCAAGTGTGACATGAATGAAGGAAGAACTGAGGACTGGGAATACAAATTTAACAAAGATGGTCAGACATTTCTTGACTACGTCACAAACCCAATTTTCAGATTCAATTATCTGTATAAAGACGACAGTGGTGATCATCAGTGCTGTGGTCACAAGAAGGGTTCATCTACAAAGTGCAGCAAAAGTGTCTCTATACATGTATCAG ACAAACCTAAAGCTAAACTGACAGCAGGAACAACAACTGTGTCAGTAGGAGACAGAGTGAGACTGAtctgctctgtggagaaatctgCTGGTTGGAAATATGAGTGGTTCAGAAGAACATCACAAACCtctgaagacaaaataaatgatgGACTAAATGGAGAGATCAGAGTCTCACAAGGAGGAATCTACAGCTGCAGaggatttagaggagaaccagCTTTTAACTCTGATACAAGTAATGAAGTCAACATTTACATAACTT TTTCCAACAAAGTCATTGTGACACAGAAACCCAGCTGGTCTCAGGTCTTCAGAGGAGAGACGATCACTCTGACATGTGAGGTTCAGGGAGATGAAGGAGTTCAGTGGGAGTATCAATGGAGAACTCCTCAGTCACAGAGATTCAGGATAATCCGGGCAGAAACAGGCCAGACTATCACAGCTTCCATCAGTGGAGAATACAGCTGTAAGAGCAGATCCAGAGATGATCCATATTCTTCAACAAACTGGAGTGAAGCTCTAAGATTATCTGTTTTAG cACATAAACCAAAGTCTGAACTAAACATGTCAAAGTCTCCAGTAGAGGACAAAGTGATCCTCAGTTGTTCAGTGAAGTCTTCATCATCTGGTTGGAGATTTTTCTGGTTCAGAGAAGAGAAATCCTCCAAACTGCTGACCAAACAAGATGctgatttcctttcaaatgaACAAATCAGAGTCTCACAGGAAGGAGTTTACAgatgcagaggaggaagaggagaaccaGTTTATCACTCAGAGTTCAGTGATCCAGTCACCATCAGTG TGGAGAAACTCAGAGCAAAACTAACAGCAGGAGCTAGAGTAGGAGGTGAAGTGACACTGagctgctctgtggagaaatctaCTGGTTGGAAATATGAGTGGTTCAGAAGAACTTCAAAAACCcttgaagagaaaataaatgatggACTAAATGGAGAAATCAGAGTCTCACAAGGAGGAATCTACAGCTGCAGAGGATTTAGAGGAAAACCAGCCTTCTACTCTGATACAAGTGTTGAAGTCACCATAGATG aACCGGTCCTGAGAGTGTCTCCACGGTGGTTGAGTCCTGGATCCTCAGTGACTCTGAGCTGTGAGGTTGAACATGAGTCTGCAGGATGGAGCTTCTACTGGTATAAAGCTGTTCCTGATCTATCACACAAGTCTGGCTCTTACAGCTATGAGCTGCTGCCTGCTAGCTCCAATGGGACTGCAGACAACTCCTACATCATTCatggacagacacacacagcaggATATGTGTGCAGAGCTGGAAGAGGAGAGCCACACGTCTACACTCTTTACAGTCAACCTCACTTTGTCTGGTCTGGAG ATCTTCATCCATCAGCGTCTCTCTCAGTGAGTCCTGACAGAGTCCAACACTTCACCTCTGACTCTGTCTCTCTGACCTGTGAGGGAAACTCTGCTGAGTGGAGAGTCGGCAGCTTTCTGCTTCCTGACTTGCTGTCATTCTGTTCTGACTGGGGAACAATGAATGGATCAACATGTCATGTTCAGAAGATCCAGTCCAGTAATGCAGTGTTCTGGTGTGAGTCTGGATCAGCATTCAGCAACGCAGTCAACATCACTGGACACT ATGATGATCTGATCCTGCTGAGTCCTGTCCATCCTGTGACTGAGGGACATTCTGTTACTCTTGGCTGcaagtggaggacagaaaatcttctttctaaagtgtttttctaTCAGAATGACACATTAATCCAAAGTGAGAGCAGAGTGGAGATGATCATCCCTGCAGTGTCAAAGTCACATGAAGGCTTCTACAAGTGTCAATCCTCAGGAAAAGAATCTCCACAGAGCTGGTTAGCAGTCAAAT CAGCATCCAGACCTGAcagctcttcacttcctgttctgaTGATTGTTAGAgcagtttgtgtctttttactgatgatttttccactgatgttttatttgtgtaaaaagtcAAAAG ATTCAAACTCTATCAG CAGATCTGATgaacaaaatcagaataaagTTCCAGATGAGAATGATGCTGAACAGAACATATATGGATCTCTGCTTCATG GTGATTTTGCTCTTTATGAGTCATTCAGAGGCcttaaagacaaagaaaacagaacagatTGTGGAAACACAG aTGAATGCTGCTGCGCCACATCTGCTGAGCTTTAG
- the LOC112140664 gene encoding Fc receptor-like protein 5 isoform X7: MGYTLLCELEFIYAVLTIKPKLSTYFIGESLTFKCDMNEGRTEDWEYKFNKDGQTFLDYVTNPIFRFNYLYKDDSGDHQCCGHKKGSSTKCSKSVSIHVSADKPKAKLTAGTTTVSVGDRVRLICSVEKSAGWKYEWFRRTSQTSEDKINDGLNGEIRVSQGGIYSCRGFRGEPAFNSDTSNEVNIYITFSNKVIVTQKPSWSQVFRGETITLTCEVQGDEGVQWEYQWRTPQSQRFRIIRAETGQTITASISGEYSCKSRSRDDPYSSTNWSEALRLSVLAHKPKSELNMSKSPVEDKVILSCSVKSSSSGWRFFWFREEKSSKLLTKQDADFLSNEQIRVSQEGVYRCRGGRGEPVYHSEFSDPVTISVEKLRAKLTAGARVGGEVTLSCSVEKSTGWKYEWFRRTSKTLEEKINDGLNGEIRVSQGGIYSCRGFRGKPAFYSDTSVEVTIDEPVLRVSPRWLSPGSSVTLSCEVEHESAGWSFYWYKAVPDLSHKSGSYSYELLPASSNGTADNSYIIHGQTHTAGYVCRAGRGEPHVYTLYSQPHFVWSGDLHPSASLSVSPDRVQHFTSDSVSLTCEGNSAEWRVGSFLLPDLLSFCSDWGTMNGSTCHVQKIQSSNAVFWCESGSAFSNAVNITGHYDDLILLSPVHPVTEGHSVTLGCKWRTENLLSKVFFYQNDTLIQSESRVEMIIPAVSKSHEGFYKCQSSGKESPQSWLAVKSASRPDSSSLPVLMIVRAVCVFLLMIFPLMFYLCKKSKDSNSISRSDEQNQNKVPDENDAEQNIYGSLLHGDFALYESFRGLKDKENRTDCGNTDECCCATSAEL, from the exons ATGGGATACACTCTGCTCTGTGAACTGGAGTTCATCT ATGCTGTGTTAACTATTAAACCCAAATTGTCAACTTATTTTATTGGAGAGTCTTTAACCTTCAAGTGTGACATGAATGAAGGAAGAACTGAGGACTGGGAATACAAATTTAACAAAGATGGTCAGACATTTCTTGACTACGTCACAAACCCAATTTTCAGATTCAATTATCTGTATAAAGACGACAGTGGTGATCATCAGTGCTGTGGTCACAAGAAGGGTTCATCTACAAAGTGCAGCAAAAGTGTCTCTATACATGTATCAG CAGACAAACCTAAAGCTAAACTGACAGCAGGAACAACAACTGTGTCAGTAGGAGACAGAGTGAGACTGAtctgctctgtggagaaatctgCTGGTTGGAAATATGAGTGGTTCAGAAGAACATCACAAACCtctgaagacaaaataaatgatgGACTAAATGGAGAGATCAGAGTCTCACAAGGAGGAATCTACAGCTGCAGaggatttagaggagaaccagCTTTTAACTCTGATACAAGTAATGAAGTCAACATTTACATAACTT TTTCCAACAAAGTCATTGTGACACAGAAACCCAGCTGGTCTCAGGTCTTCAGAGGAGAGACGATCACTCTGACATGTGAGGTTCAGGGAGATGAAGGAGTTCAGTGGGAGTATCAATGGAGAACTCCTCAGTCACAGAGATTCAGGATAATCCGGGCAGAAACAGGCCAGACTATCACAGCTTCCATCAGTGGAGAATACAGCTGTAAGAGCAGATCCAGAGATGATCCATATTCTTCAACAAACTGGAGTGAAGCTCTAAGATTATCTGTTTTAG cACATAAACCAAAGTCTGAACTAAACATGTCAAAGTCTCCAGTAGAGGACAAAGTGATCCTCAGTTGTTCAGTGAAGTCTTCATCATCTGGTTGGAGATTTTTCTGGTTCAGAGAAGAGAAATCCTCCAAACTGCTGACCAAACAAGATGctgatttcctttcaaatgaACAAATCAGAGTCTCACAGGAAGGAGTTTACAgatgcagaggaggaagaggagaaccaGTTTATCACTCAGAGTTCAGTGATCCAGTCACCATCAGTG TGGAGAAACTCAGAGCAAAACTAACAGCAGGAGCTAGAGTAGGAGGTGAAGTGACACTGagctgctctgtggagaaatctaCTGGTTGGAAATATGAGTGGTTCAGAAGAACTTCAAAAACCcttgaagagaaaataaatgatggACTAAATGGAGAAATCAGAGTCTCACAAGGAGGAATCTACAGCTGCAGAGGATTTAGAGGAAAACCAGCCTTCTACTCTGATACAAGTGTTGAAGTCACCATAGATG aACCGGTCCTGAGAGTGTCTCCACGGTGGTTGAGTCCTGGATCCTCAGTGACTCTGAGCTGTGAGGTTGAACATGAGTCTGCAGGATGGAGCTTCTACTGGTATAAAGCTGTTCCTGATCTATCACACAAGTCTGGCTCTTACAGCTATGAGCTGCTGCCTGCTAGCTCCAATGGGACTGCAGACAACTCCTACATCATTCatggacagacacacacagcaggATATGTGTGCAGAGCTGGAAGAGGAGAGCCACACGTCTACACTCTTTACAGTCAACCTCACTTTGTCTGGTCTGGAG ATCTTCATCCATCAGCGTCTCTCTCAGTGAGTCCTGACAGAGTCCAACACTTCACCTCTGACTCTGTCTCTCTGACCTGTGAGGGAAACTCTGCTGAGTGGAGAGTCGGCAGCTTTCTGCTTCCTGACTTGCTGTCATTCTGTTCTGACTGGGGAACAATGAATGGATCAACATGTCATGTTCAGAAGATCCAGTCCAGTAATGCAGTGTTCTGGTGTGAGTCTGGATCAGCATTCAGCAACGCAGTCAACATCACTGGACACT ATGATGATCTGATCCTGCTGAGTCCTGTCCATCCTGTGACTGAGGGACATTCTGTTACTCTTGGCTGcaagtggaggacagaaaatcttctttctaaagtgtttttctaTCAGAATGACACATTAATCCAAAGTGAGAGCAGAGTGGAGATGATCATCCCTGCAGTGTCAAAGTCACATGAAGGCTTCTACAAGTGTCAATCCTCAGGAAAAGAATCTCCACAGAGCTGGTTAGCAGTCAAAT CAGCATCCAGACCTGAcagctcttcacttcctgttctgaTGATTGTTAGAgcagtttgtgtctttttactgatgatttttccactgatgttttatttgtgtaaaaagtcAAAAG ATTCAAACTCTATCAG CAGATCTGATgaacaaaatcagaataaagTTCCAGATGAGAATGATGCTGAACAGAACATATATGGATCTCTGCTTCATG GTGATTTTGCTCTTTATGAGTCATTCAGAGGCcttaaagacaaagaaaacagaacagatTGTGGAAACACAG aTGAATGCTGCTGCGCCACATCTGCTGAGCTTTAG
- the LOC112140664 gene encoding Fc receptor-like protein 5 isoform X5, with amino-acid sequence MGYTLLCELEFILLYSLHIGHTQDAVLTIKPKLSTYFIGESLTFKCDMNEGRTEDWEYKFNKDGQTFLDYVTNPIFRFNYLYKDDSGDHQCCGHKKGSSTKCSKSVSIHVSADKPKAKLTAGTTTVSVGDRVRLICSVEKSAGWKYEWFRRTSQTSEDKINDGLNGEIRVSQGGIYSCRGFRGEPAFNSDTSNEVNIYITFSNKVIVTQKPSWSQVFRGETITLTCEVQGDEGVQWEYQWRTPQSQRFRIIRAETGQTITASISGEYSCKSRSRDDPYSSTNWSEALRLSVLAHKPKSELNMSKSPVEDKVILSCSVKSSSSGWRFFWFREEKSSKLLTKQDADFLSNEQIRVSQEGVYRCRGGRGEPVYHSEFSDPVTISVEKLRAKLTAGARVGGEVTLSCSVEKSTGWKYEWFRRTSKTLEEKINDGLNGEIRVSQGGIYSCRGFRGKPAFYSDTSVEVTIDEPVLRVSPRWLSPGSSVTLSCEVEHESAGWSFYWYKAVPDLSHKSGSYSYELLPASSNGTADNSYIIHGQTHTAGYVCRAGRGEPHVYTLYSQPHFVWSGDLHPSASLSVSPDRVQHFTSDSVSLTCEGNSAEWRVGSFLLPDLLSFCSDWGTMNGSTCHVQKIQSSNAVFWCESGSAFSNAVNITGHYDDLILLSPVHPVTEGHSVTLGCKWRTENLLSKVFFYQNDTLIQSESRVEMIIPAVSKSHEGFYKCQSSGKESPQSWLAVKSASRPDSSSLPVLMIVRAVCVFLLMIFPLMFYLCKKSKDSNSISRSDEQNQNKVPDENDAEQNIYGSLLHGDFALYESFRGLKDKENRTDCGNTDECCCATSAEL; translated from the exons ATGGGATACACTCTGCTCTGTGAACTGGAGTTCATCT TGCTGTATTCACTCCACATTGGACACACTCAAG ATGCTGTGTTAACTATTAAACCCAAATTGTCAACTTATTTTATTGGAGAGTCTTTAACCTTCAAGTGTGACATGAATGAAGGAAGAACTGAGGACTGGGAATACAAATTTAACAAAGATGGTCAGACATTTCTTGACTACGTCACAAACCCAATTTTCAGATTCAATTATCTGTATAAAGACGACAGTGGTGATCATCAGTGCTGTGGTCACAAGAAGGGTTCATCTACAAAGTGCAGCAAAAGTGTCTCTATACATGTATCAG CAGACAAACCTAAAGCTAAACTGACAGCAGGAACAACAACTGTGTCAGTAGGAGACAGAGTGAGACTGAtctgctctgtggagaaatctgCTGGTTGGAAATATGAGTGGTTCAGAAGAACATCACAAACCtctgaagacaaaataaatgatgGACTAAATGGAGAGATCAGAGTCTCACAAGGAGGAATCTACAGCTGCAGaggatttagaggagaaccagCTTTTAACTCTGATACAAGTAATGAAGTCAACATTTACATAACTT TTTCCAACAAAGTCATTGTGACACAGAAACCCAGCTGGTCTCAGGTCTTCAGAGGAGAGACGATCACTCTGACATGTGAGGTTCAGGGAGATGAAGGAGTTCAGTGGGAGTATCAATGGAGAACTCCTCAGTCACAGAGATTCAGGATAATCCGGGCAGAAACAGGCCAGACTATCACAGCTTCCATCAGTGGAGAATACAGCTGTAAGAGCAGATCCAGAGATGATCCATATTCTTCAACAAACTGGAGTGAAGCTCTAAGATTATCTGTTTTAG cACATAAACCAAAGTCTGAACTAAACATGTCAAAGTCTCCAGTAGAGGACAAAGTGATCCTCAGTTGTTCAGTGAAGTCTTCATCATCTGGTTGGAGATTTTTCTGGTTCAGAGAAGAGAAATCCTCCAAACTGCTGACCAAACAAGATGctgatttcctttcaaatgaACAAATCAGAGTCTCACAGGAAGGAGTTTACAgatgcagaggaggaagaggagaaccaGTTTATCACTCAGAGTTCAGTGATCCAGTCACCATCAGTG TGGAGAAACTCAGAGCAAAACTAACAGCAGGAGCTAGAGTAGGAGGTGAAGTGACACTGagctgctctgtggagaaatctaCTGGTTGGAAATATGAGTGGTTCAGAAGAACTTCAAAAACCcttgaagagaaaataaatgatggACTAAATGGAGAAATCAGAGTCTCACAAGGAGGAATCTACAGCTGCAGAGGATTTAGAGGAAAACCAGCCTTCTACTCTGATACAAGTGTTGAAGTCACCATAGATG aACCGGTCCTGAGAGTGTCTCCACGGTGGTTGAGTCCTGGATCCTCAGTGACTCTGAGCTGTGAGGTTGAACATGAGTCTGCAGGATGGAGCTTCTACTGGTATAAAGCTGTTCCTGATCTATCACACAAGTCTGGCTCTTACAGCTATGAGCTGCTGCCTGCTAGCTCCAATGGGACTGCAGACAACTCCTACATCATTCatggacagacacacacagcaggATATGTGTGCAGAGCTGGAAGAGGAGAGCCACACGTCTACACTCTTTACAGTCAACCTCACTTTGTCTGGTCTGGAG ATCTTCATCCATCAGCGTCTCTCTCAGTGAGTCCTGACAGAGTCCAACACTTCACCTCTGACTCTGTCTCTCTGACCTGTGAGGGAAACTCTGCTGAGTGGAGAGTCGGCAGCTTTCTGCTTCCTGACTTGCTGTCATTCTGTTCTGACTGGGGAACAATGAATGGATCAACATGTCATGTTCAGAAGATCCAGTCCAGTAATGCAGTGTTCTGGTGTGAGTCTGGATCAGCATTCAGCAACGCAGTCAACATCACTGGACACT ATGATGATCTGATCCTGCTGAGTCCTGTCCATCCTGTGACTGAGGGACATTCTGTTACTCTTGGCTGcaagtggaggacagaaaatcttctttctaaagtgtttttctaTCAGAATGACACATTAATCCAAAGTGAGAGCAGAGTGGAGATGATCATCCCTGCAGTGTCAAAGTCACATGAAGGCTTCTACAAGTGTCAATCCTCAGGAAAAGAATCTCCACAGAGCTGGTTAGCAGTCAAAT CAGCATCCAGACCTGAcagctcttcacttcctgttctgaTGATTGTTAGAgcagtttgtgtctttttactgatgatttttccactgatgttttatttgtgtaaaaagtcAAAAG ATTCAAACTCTATCAG CAGATCTGATgaacaaaatcagaataaagTTCCAGATGAGAATGATGCTGAACAGAACATATATGGATCTCTGCTTCATG GTGATTTTGCTCTTTATGAGTCATTCAGAGGCcttaaagacaaagaaaacagaacagatTGTGGAAACACAG aTGAATGCTGCTGCGCCACATCTGCTGAGCTTTAG
- the LOC112140664 gene encoding Fc receptor-like protein 5 isoform X1 — protein sequence MGYTLLCELEFILVLYSLHIGHTQDAVLTIKPKLSTYFIGESLTFKCDMNEGRTEDWEYKFNKDGQTFLDYVTNPIFRFNYLYKDDSGDHQCCGHKKGSSTKCSKSVSIHVSADKPKAKLTAGTTTVSVGDRVRLICSVEKSAGWKYEWFRRTSQTSEDKINDGLNGEIRVSQGGIYSCRGFRGEPAFNSDTSNEVNIYITFSNKVIVTQKPSWSQVFRGETITLTCEVQGDEGVQWEYQWRTPQSQRFRIIRAETGQTITASISGEYSCKSRSRDDPYSSTNWSEALRLSVLAHKPKSELNMSKSPVEDKVILSCSVKSSSSGWRFFWFREEKSSKLLTKQDADFLSNEQIRVSQEGVYRCRGGRGEPVYHSEFSDPVTISVEKLRAKLTAGARVGGEVTLSCSVEKSTGWKYEWFRRTSKTLEEKINDGLNGEIRVSQGGIYSCRGFRGKPAFYSDTSVEVTIDEPVLRVSPRWLSPGSSVTLSCEVEHESAGWSFYWYKAVPDLSHKSGSYSYELLPASSNGTADNSYIIHGQTHTAGYVCRAGRGEPHVYTLYSQPHFVWSGDLHPSASLSVSPDRVQHFTSDSVSLTCEGNSAEWRVGSFLLPDLLSFCSDWGTMNGSTCHVQKIQSSNAVFWCESGSAFSNAVNITGHYDDLILLSPVHPVTEGHSVTLGCKWRTENLLSKVFFYQNDTLIQSESRVEMIIPAVSKSHEGFYKCQSSGKESPQSWLAVKSASRPDSSSLPVLMIVRAVCVFLLMIFPLMFYLCKKSKDSNSISRSDEQNQNKVPDENDAEQNIYGSLLHGDFALYESFRGLKDKENRTDCGNTDECCCATSAEL from the exons ATGGGATACACTCTGCTCTGTGAACTGGAGTTCATCT TAGTGCTGTATTCACTCCACATTGGACACACTCAAG ATGCTGTGTTAACTATTAAACCCAAATTGTCAACTTATTTTATTGGAGAGTCTTTAACCTTCAAGTGTGACATGAATGAAGGAAGAACTGAGGACTGGGAATACAAATTTAACAAAGATGGTCAGACATTTCTTGACTACGTCACAAACCCAATTTTCAGATTCAATTATCTGTATAAAGACGACAGTGGTGATCATCAGTGCTGTGGTCACAAGAAGGGTTCATCTACAAAGTGCAGCAAAAGTGTCTCTATACATGTATCAG CAGACAAACCTAAAGCTAAACTGACAGCAGGAACAACAACTGTGTCAGTAGGAGACAGAGTGAGACTGAtctgctctgtggagaaatctgCTGGTTGGAAATATGAGTGGTTCAGAAGAACATCACAAACCtctgaagacaaaataaatgatgGACTAAATGGAGAGATCAGAGTCTCACAAGGAGGAATCTACAGCTGCAGaggatttagaggagaaccagCTTTTAACTCTGATACAAGTAATGAAGTCAACATTTACATAACTT TTTCCAACAAAGTCATTGTGACACAGAAACCCAGCTGGTCTCAGGTCTTCAGAGGAGAGACGATCACTCTGACATGTGAGGTTCAGGGAGATGAAGGAGTTCAGTGGGAGTATCAATGGAGAACTCCTCAGTCACAGAGATTCAGGATAATCCGGGCAGAAACAGGCCAGACTATCACAGCTTCCATCAGTGGAGAATACAGCTGTAAGAGCAGATCCAGAGATGATCCATATTCTTCAACAAACTGGAGTGAAGCTCTAAGATTATCTGTTTTAG cACATAAACCAAAGTCTGAACTAAACATGTCAAAGTCTCCAGTAGAGGACAAAGTGATCCTCAGTTGTTCAGTGAAGTCTTCATCATCTGGTTGGAGATTTTTCTGGTTCAGAGAAGAGAAATCCTCCAAACTGCTGACCAAACAAGATGctgatttcctttcaaatgaACAAATCAGAGTCTCACAGGAAGGAGTTTACAgatgcagaggaggaagaggagaaccaGTTTATCACTCAGAGTTCAGTGATCCAGTCACCATCAGTG TGGAGAAACTCAGAGCAAAACTAACAGCAGGAGCTAGAGTAGGAGGTGAAGTGACACTGagctgctctgtggagaaatctaCTGGTTGGAAATATGAGTGGTTCAGAAGAACTTCAAAAACCcttgaagagaaaataaatgatggACTAAATGGAGAAATCAGAGTCTCACAAGGAGGAATCTACAGCTGCAGAGGATTTAGAGGAAAACCAGCCTTCTACTCTGATACAAGTGTTGAAGTCACCATAGATG aACCGGTCCTGAGAGTGTCTCCACGGTGGTTGAGTCCTGGATCCTCAGTGACTCTGAGCTGTGAGGTTGAACATGAGTCTGCAGGATGGAGCTTCTACTGGTATAAAGCTGTTCCTGATCTATCACACAAGTCTGGCTCTTACAGCTATGAGCTGCTGCCTGCTAGCTCCAATGGGACTGCAGACAACTCCTACATCATTCatggacagacacacacagcaggATATGTGTGCAGAGCTGGAAGAGGAGAGCCACACGTCTACACTCTTTACAGTCAACCTCACTTTGTCTGGTCTGGAG ATCTTCATCCATCAGCGTCTCTCTCAGTGAGTCCTGACAGAGTCCAACACTTCACCTCTGACTCTGTCTCTCTGACCTGTGAGGGAAACTCTGCTGAGTGGAGAGTCGGCAGCTTTCTGCTTCCTGACTTGCTGTCATTCTGTTCTGACTGGGGAACAATGAATGGATCAACATGTCATGTTCAGAAGATCCAGTCCAGTAATGCAGTGTTCTGGTGTGAGTCTGGATCAGCATTCAGCAACGCAGTCAACATCACTGGACACT ATGATGATCTGATCCTGCTGAGTCCTGTCCATCCTGTGACTGAGGGACATTCTGTTACTCTTGGCTGcaagtggaggacagaaaatcttctttctaaagtgtttttctaTCAGAATGACACATTAATCCAAAGTGAGAGCAGAGTGGAGATGATCATCCCTGCAGTGTCAAAGTCACATGAAGGCTTCTACAAGTGTCAATCCTCAGGAAAAGAATCTCCACAGAGCTGGTTAGCAGTCAAAT CAGCATCCAGACCTGAcagctcttcacttcctgttctgaTGATTGTTAGAgcagtttgtgtctttttactgatgatttttccactgatgttttatttgtgtaaaaagtcAAAAG ATTCAAACTCTATCAG CAGATCTGATgaacaaaatcagaataaagTTCCAGATGAGAATGATGCTGAACAGAACATATATGGATCTCTGCTTCATG GTGATTTTGCTCTTTATGAGTCATTCAGAGGCcttaaagacaaagaaaacagaacagatTGTGGAAACACAG aTGAATGCTGCTGCGCCACATCTGCTGAGCTTTAG